The following are encoded together in the Coffea arabica cultivar ET-39 chromosome 1c, Coffea Arabica ET-39 HiFi, whole genome shotgun sequence genome:
- the LOC113720785 gene encoding uncharacterized protein: protein MAGASSSLKEYLKRYQDGNEEEDKKKKKKKKKAKQVDTGVVVVDEDPVWQKPVRIEEEEENDSADEEKPVVDEDIEVKRMKRLELLRARRPFGSISEDGSGWVSISDAPKTSNFGDKVLDISPPRRRRADTPSPEHDLKSASGRDVDLSPPRKRRVRNDTPSPEPMLRPPGTGDAESLLERTRTTRNDSPSPEPDWRSRAAGADFSPPRQRQKHYLKEKDERDISPPRRRKASYDTSSSKSGFGPSESRREVVDLSPPRRQRVRHLSPSPLTREETSSPGDPDSDLSPPRRFHQDHLHTSPVADLSPPRKGRKDRSVSSDLSARRATQHLDENDAAQASSALDLSPPRKRKEKSPTSKQQVKTGLVTGQDLKEEIARKKKEDMLRFKEMDPSISGRGAEPVYRDKVTGKRMSKDEFLKSQKKEEKPKEVKLEWGKGLAQKREAEARLQELESEKDKPFARRRDDPELDRMLKERVRWGDPMAHLVKKRQFEPVMEDLGDDEKMKESGFIIPQEIPSHSWLRRGLDAAPNRYGIKPGRHWDGVDRSNGFEKQMFKRMNEKQATEREAYLWSVSDM, encoded by the exons ATGGCTGGTGCATCCTCGTCGCTGAAGGAATATTTGAAAAGATATCAAGATGGGAATGAGGAAgaggacaaaaagaaaaagaagaagaagaagaaggctaAACAGGTTGATACTGGTGTAGTTGTTGTTGATGAAGATCCCGTATGGCAAAAACCAGtgagaattgaagaagaagaggagaatGATTCAGCCG ATGAAGAGAAGCCCGTGGTTGATGAGGACATTGAAGTCAAACGAATGAAGAGATTGGAGCTACTCAGAGCTAGACGTCCTTTTGGCTCCATATCTGAGGATGGAAGTGGTTGGGTTTCAATCTCTGATGCTCCTAAAACATCAAACTTTGGTGACAAAGTCTTGGATATCTCACCACCACGTAGGCGGAGGGCTGACACACCATCTCCAGAACATGATCTGAAGTCAGCTAGCGGACGAGATGTTGATCTGTCACCACCTCGTAAAAGAAGAGTTCGGAATGATACACCTTCTCCAGAACCCATGCTAAGGCCTCCTGGCACAGGTGATGCTGAATCGTTGCTAGAACGGACACGTACAACTCGAAATGATTCACCTTCACCAGAACCTGATTGGAGATCAAGAGCAGCAGGTGCAGATTTCTCACCTCCTCGGCAAAGACAGAAACATTACCTAAAAGAAAAGGATGAAAGGGATATTTCTCCTCCTCGTAGGAGAAAGGCTTCATATGATacttcatcatcaaaatctggGTTTGGACCTTCAGAGTCTCGAAGAGAAGTTGTGGATCTTTCACCCCCACGACGGCAAAGGGTACGCCATCTGTCTCCATCACCATTGACTAGGGAAGAAACATCAAGCCCTGGAGATCCAGATTCTGACCTCTCTCCTCCCCGTCGCTTTCATCAAGATCATTTACATACCTCTCCAGTGGCAGATCTTTCACCCCCAAGGAAAGGTAGGAAGGATAGATCTGTATCAAGTGATCTCTCTGCTCGACGGGCCACTCAGCACTTGGATGAGAATGATGCTGCACAAGCATCCTCCGCTTTAGACCTTTCTCCTCCAAGGAAAAGGAAGGAgaaatctccaacttcaaaGCAGCAGGTGAAAACTGGTCTAGTTACTGGGCAAGACCTCAAAGAAGAAATCGCTAGGAAGAAGAAGGAGGATATGTTGAGGTTTAAAGAAATGGATCCTTCTATAAGTGGTCGAGGTGCTGAGCCTGTCTATCGTGATAAAGTAACAGGTAAGAGAATGTCAAAAGATGAGTTCTTAAAATCgcaaaagaaggaagagaaGCCCAAGGAAGTCAAATTGGAATGGGGTAAAGGATTGGCACAGAAACGAGAAGCTGAAGCAAGACTGCAGGAATTAGAGAGCGAGAAAGACAAACCCTTTGCAAGAAGAAGAGATGACCCTGAACTTGACAGAATGCTCAAGGAAAGAGTCAGATGGGGTGATCCTATGGCACACTTGGTCAAGAAAAGGCAGTTTGAGCCAGTTATGGAAGATTTAGGTGATGATGAGAAGATGAAAGAATCAGGCTTCATCATTCCTCAGGAAATCCCCAGTCACAGCTGGCTAAGAAGAGGATTAGATGCTGCGCCAAACCGTTATGGTATTAAACCAGGGAGACACTGGGATGGCGTTGATCGCAGCAATG GTTTTGAGAAGCAAATGTTTAAGAGAATGAATGAGAAACAAGCTACAGAGAGGGAGGCCTACTTGTGGTCTGTGTCTGATATGTGA